A genomic window from Corallococcus exiguus includes:
- a CDS encoding ROK family protein, which produces MSASRWSPRRHHPEGITPLEVWNLPVFGRELWELLGSPWVEDDRRAGVPGAKLAARVMLPLAEALSLLVKKHAPDAAYLSGGLAELDGFPAALREATASLRRPVHIALSPRFAPVRAGLRMLEAKGARSPLCVDVGQTSIKLARAGATRVVERNLTTLPPLFIGQPRPADGHHIRDTVAFISGALRTFLAEDSREPPDALCLALPCPLDEALMPGGCTYGFEGTASLVPDILAHAGLPDTGGNVLVLNDAELAAESARRAPQVKGRRVLCLSLGFGPGGALLERG; this is translated from the coding sequence ATGAGCGCCTCCAGGTGGAGTCCTCGCCGGCATCACCCTGAAGGAATCACACCGCTGGAGGTGTGGAACCTGCCCGTGTTCGGGCGCGAGCTGTGGGAGCTGCTGGGCTCCCCGTGGGTGGAGGACGACCGGCGTGCGGGAGTGCCCGGAGCCAAACTCGCGGCCCGCGTGATGCTTCCGCTGGCGGAAGCGCTCTCGCTGCTGGTGAAGAAGCACGCGCCGGATGCGGCGTACCTGAGTGGAGGTCTGGCGGAGCTGGACGGCTTTCCTGCCGCGTTGAGGGAGGCCACGGCGTCGCTGCGCCGACCGGTGCACATCGCGCTGTCACCGCGCTTCGCCCCGGTGCGAGCGGGGCTGCGCATGCTGGAAGCCAAGGGTGCGCGAAGTCCGCTCTGCGTGGACGTGGGCCAGACGAGCATCAAGCTCGCTCGCGCTGGCGCCACGCGAGTCGTTGAGCGGAACCTCACCACCCTGCCCCCGCTGTTCATCGGTCAGCCGCGTCCGGCGGACGGCCATCACATCCGGGACACGGTGGCGTTCATCTCGGGAGCGCTACGGACGTTCCTCGCGGAGGACTCGCGCGAGCCTCCGGATGCGCTGTGTCTGGCATTGCCGTGTCCGCTGGATGAGGCCCTGATGCCCGGAGGCTGCACCTACGGCTTCGAAGGCACGGCCTCGCTGGTCCCGGACATCCTCGCCCACGCGGGCCTGCCGGACACGGGAGGCAATGTGCTCGTTCTCAACGATGCGGAGCTGGCGGCCGAATCCGCGCGGCGGGCTCCGCAGGTGAAGGGACGCCGCGTGCTGTGCCTGTCCCTGGGCTTCGGCCCGGGGGGAGCCCTGCTCGAACGGGGCTGA
- a CDS encoding oxygenase MpaB family protein, which yields MTDPAHHPEDAVPSGCPFSGEGRPSAARVPGPVYQKPFWRARLPEVSREIASLDARRDCQRIVHLLTNYEFPFDIVRSTEIALFHTYGSRSVSRLLDRTGEFNKRGQKRYDDTRLLIARFMECGWDGADGRRSLEQMNHIHSFFRIPNEDFLFVLWTFIDFPIQWMQDYGWRPFTQHEQEAWFHYWCEIGRRMGLKDIPENKPAFDAFIRDYEAREFVPDAASHRVAQSTVNILAGWVPRPLRSLVAPISLSLVPPRLLPAIQFESPPAWVGGLVRGALKLRKRVKRHVSLERYPSTLETTLNRTYPGNAYRIEGLGPDYAHRDAE from the coding sequence ATGACCGACCCGGCCCATCACCCCGAGGACGCTGTCCCCTCCGGCTGTCCCTTCAGCGGCGAGGGAAGGCCTTCCGCCGCTCGCGTGCCCGGCCCCGTCTATCAGAAGCCGTTCTGGCGAGCGCGTCTGCCCGAAGTGAGCCGGGAGATCGCCTCTCTGGATGCACGGCGTGACTGCCAGCGCATCGTGCACCTGCTGACCAACTACGAGTTCCCCTTCGACATCGTGCGGTCCACGGAGATCGCCCTCTTCCACACCTACGGCAGCCGTTCCGTCTCCCGCCTCCTGGACCGCACGGGTGAGTTCAACAAGCGAGGCCAGAAGCGCTACGACGACACGCGCCTGCTCATCGCGCGGTTCATGGAGTGCGGCTGGGATGGAGCGGATGGGCGCCGTTCGCTGGAGCAGATGAACCACATCCATTCCTTCTTCCGCATCCCGAACGAGGACTTCCTCTTCGTGCTGTGGACGTTCATCGACTTCCCCATCCAGTGGATGCAGGACTACGGCTGGCGTCCCTTCACCCAGCACGAGCAGGAAGCCTGGTTCCATTACTGGTGCGAAATCGGCCGCCGCATGGGCCTGAAGGACATCCCCGAGAACAAGCCCGCCTTTGACGCCTTCATCCGCGACTACGAAGCGCGCGAGTTCGTCCCCGACGCCGCCAGCCACCGCGTGGCCCAGTCCACGGTGAACATCCTCGCCGGCTGGGTGCCGCGCCCGCTGCGTTCGCTGGTGGCCCCCATCAGCCTGAGCCTGGTACCGCCGCGCCTGCTCCCCGCCATCCAGTTCGAATCCCCACCCGCCTGGGTGGGCGGCCTGGTCCGAGGCGCCCTCAAGCTGCGCAAGCGCGTCAAACGCCACGTCTCCCTGGAGCGCTACCCGTCGACCCTGGAGACGACGCTCAACCGCACCTACCCCGGCAATGCCTACCGCATCGAAGGCCTGGGCCCGGACTACGCTCACCGCGACGCGGAATGA
- a CDS encoding RecQ family ATP-dependent DNA helicase — MRTDAVDVVLRERFGLESFRPGQREVLTELLKPHGSALAVFPTGGGKSLCYQLPALLLEGLTVVVSPLIALMKDQIDALERRGIRAARLDSSLSLEEAREVTESLRDGTLKLLYVAPERFNNERFMGLLSELPISLFAVDEAHCVSEWGHNFRPDYLKLAQAARTLQAERILALTATATPQVVHDICEGFGIPESQAVVTGFYRNNLTLETTPTGLEARDALLVGRLKSRPPGTTIVYVTLQKTAERVAALLSAEGLPASAYHAGLESEDRERVQDAWTHSSKGIVVATIAFGMGIDKADVRAVYHYNLPKGLESYSQEIGRAGRDGKSSVVELLACPDDVPTLENFALGDTPLPEALTALVKELLSSGPELHLDLYALGNRHDLRPLVLRTALTYLELEGVLRQGTPFYAGYKVQPAGSVDALVGKFQGERARFVKELFAHAKKGRTWYTFDPAEIAKALDQPRDRVVKALDYFQEQGYAEVQVAEPRQRYTRLREREDAKALVALLQERFQKREVQEVSRVRDVLRLVTHDGCQSNALVAHFGEQREAPCGHCTFCRTGVARVLPPPHPRPDLREQLDAATFRSLVAKHPEALGHPRQAARFLCGLSSPALSKAKLSGHKLFGTLAEWPFAQVLAFCEGR; from the coding sequence ATGAGGACGGATGCGGTGGACGTCGTGTTGCGGGAGCGCTTTGGGCTGGAGTCCTTCCGGCCCGGACAGCGCGAGGTGCTCACGGAGCTGCTCAAGCCCCACGGCTCCGCGCTCGCGGTGTTCCCCACGGGCGGCGGCAAGTCGCTGTGCTACCAGCTCCCCGCGCTGCTGCTCGAAGGGCTCACGGTGGTGGTGTCACCGCTCATCGCGTTGATGAAGGATCAGATCGACGCGCTGGAGCGGCGGGGCATCCGCGCCGCGCGGTTGGACTCCTCCCTGTCGCTGGAGGAGGCGCGCGAAGTGACGGAGTCCCTGCGCGACGGAACGCTGAAGCTCCTCTACGTGGCCCCGGAGCGTTTCAACAACGAGCGCTTCATGGGGCTCTTGAGCGAGCTCCCCATCTCCCTCTTCGCGGTGGACGAAGCACACTGCGTCTCCGAGTGGGGTCACAACTTCCGGCCGGACTACCTCAAGCTCGCGCAGGCGGCCCGCACACTCCAGGCCGAGCGCATCCTGGCGCTCACCGCCACGGCCACGCCGCAGGTGGTGCACGACATCTGCGAGGGCTTCGGCATCCCGGAGTCACAAGCGGTCGTCACCGGCTTCTACCGGAACAACCTCACGCTGGAGACCACGCCCACGGGGCTGGAGGCGCGCGATGCCCTGCTGGTGGGGCGGCTCAAGTCGCGCCCGCCCGGCACCACCATCGTCTACGTCACGCTGCAGAAGACCGCGGAGCGCGTGGCGGCGCTCTTGAGCGCGGAGGGCCTGCCCGCCAGCGCCTACCACGCGGGCCTGGAGTCCGAGGATCGCGAGCGGGTGCAGGACGCGTGGACCCACTCCTCGAAGGGCATCGTCGTGGCGACCATCGCGTTCGGGATGGGCATCGACAAGGCGGACGTGCGCGCCGTGTATCACTACAACCTGCCCAAGGGCCTGGAGAGCTACAGCCAGGAGATCGGCCGCGCGGGCCGTGATGGCAAATCATCCGTCGTGGAGTTGCTCGCGTGCCCGGACGACGTGCCCACGCTGGAGAACTTCGCGCTCGGGGACACGCCGCTGCCGGAGGCGCTGACGGCGCTGGTGAAGGAGTTGTTGTCCTCGGGGCCGGAGCTGCACCTGGACCTGTACGCGCTGGGCAACCGCCACGACCTGCGGCCCCTGGTGTTGCGCACGGCGCTGACGTACCTGGAGCTGGAGGGAGTGCTGCGCCAGGGCACGCCGTTCTACGCGGGCTACAAGGTGCAGCCAGCAGGCTCGGTGGATGCGCTCGTGGGGAAATTTCAGGGTGAGCGCGCGCGCTTCGTGAAGGAACTGTTCGCGCACGCGAAGAAGGGGCGCACCTGGTACACGTTCGACCCCGCCGAAATCGCGAAGGCGTTGGACCAGCCGCGAGACCGGGTGGTGAAGGCGCTCGACTACTTCCAGGAGCAGGGCTACGCGGAGGTGCAGGTGGCCGAACCGCGTCAGCGCTACACGCGGCTGCGCGAGCGCGAGGACGCGAAGGCGCTCGTGGCCCTGTTGCAGGAGCGCTTCCAGAAGCGAGAGGTCCAGGAGGTGTCGCGAGTGCGCGACGTGCTCCGGCTCGTCACGCACGACGGCTGCCAGAGCAATGCGCTGGTGGCCCACTTCGGTGAGCAACGCGAAGCACCGTGCGGCCACTGCACCTTCTGCCGCACGGGCGTGGCGCGTGTGCTGCCGCCGCCGCACCCACGGCCGGACCTGCGCGAACAGCTGGACGCGGCCACGTTCCGGTCGCTCGTCGCGAAGCATCCGGAGGCGCTGGGCCATCCCAGGCAGGCCGCCCGTTTCCTCTGTGGCCTGAGCAGTCCCGCGCTCTCCAAGGCGAAGCTCAGCGGTCACAAGCTCTTCGGTACCCTGGCGGAGTGGCCGTTCGCCCAGGTGCTGGCGTTCTGTGAAGGCCGGTGA
- a CDS encoding asparagine synthase-related protein: MPTRPPKVPPARGLSPRAMSDLLFHARASNADLLPDTEPIGVALPRVIREAEARDEDGLAARLLAAWSDTVRAHVEAGTQEVSLSGGVDSAALCSMAARHAPGKVRAWTMDVHFADAVERSNARRMAKVTGAELVDVLIPDSVLPDLFEHAVLANQAVILNARAVASYVFYLEARRQGAGPVLLSGAGADEVLQGTPGALASAKARVDEDRMLALRALKLEAMPAVDNLRAPFRAGSRDHAGSPGAARGAVDNSGSPLDGAPHGDQESKPSTGHFPSGNDGSDQTEGRRGNSTPVDNLRTVSEGWNSDHAPRGPPVGNLGTVVAAQPAPWELAQEDALPSEELRYAKWVLAELILPPELRGARAHGLTVRTPYLDEGFARVALALPESVLQRDGFGKWLFRHAVRSLVPDEVRLARKTPRYGHTALSSPVRSRWLELYRAWLSPDRLYSLQVIDTQAMLGLMERYVRLSPDDAQAGPMDRLLMRLMSLAMLQAHTKAPP; the protein is encoded by the coding sequence ATGCCGACCCGACCGCCCAAGGTGCCTCCCGCGCGTGGCCTGTCTCCCCGCGCGATGAGCGACCTGCTGTTTCATGCCCGCGCGTCCAACGCGGACCTGCTGCCGGACACGGAGCCCATCGGCGTGGCGCTGCCGCGAGTCATCCGGGAGGCGGAGGCTCGGGATGAGGACGGGCTCGCGGCGCGGCTGCTGGCCGCCTGGTCCGACACCGTGCGGGCGCATGTGGAAGCAGGCACGCAAGAGGTGAGCCTGAGCGGCGGGGTGGACAGCGCGGCCTTGTGCTCGATGGCCGCGCGGCATGCACCAGGGAAGGTGCGCGCGTGGACCATGGACGTGCACTTCGCTGATGCGGTGGAGCGGAGCAACGCGCGGCGGATGGCGAAGGTGACGGGCGCGGAGCTGGTGGACGTGCTCATCCCGGACTCCGTGCTCCCGGACCTGTTCGAGCACGCGGTCCTCGCCAACCAGGCGGTCATCCTCAACGCCCGGGCCGTGGCGAGCTACGTGTTCTATCTGGAGGCCCGGCGGCAGGGCGCGGGCCCGGTCCTCCTGAGCGGCGCGGGGGCGGACGAAGTGCTCCAGGGCACCCCGGGCGCGCTCGCCTCCGCGAAGGCCCGCGTGGATGAAGACCGGATGCTGGCCCTGCGGGCCCTGAAACTCGAAGCCATGCCGGCTGTGGACAACTTGCGGGCGCCGTTCCGAGCCGGCTCGCGCGATCATGCAGGGTCCCCCGGAGCGGCACGGGGGGCTGTGGACAACTCGGGAAGCCCTCTGGACGGGGCTCCGCACGGCGATCAGGAATCAAAGCCATCCACCGGGCATTTCCCCTCTGGAAACGACGGCTCCGATCAAACCGAGGGACGTCGTGGGAACTCCACACCTGTGGACAACTTGAGGACTGTTTCCGAGGGCTGGAACAGCGATCACGCCCCGCGCGGTCCCCCTGTGGGAAACCTGGGGACGGTGGTGGCCGCGCAGCCCGCGCCGTGGGAGCTGGCTCAGGAAGATGCGCTCCCCTCCGAGGAGCTGCGGTACGCGAAGTGGGTGCTGGCCGAGCTCATCCTCCCGCCCGAGCTGCGGGGCGCCCGGGCCCATGGGCTCACGGTCCGCACGCCGTACCTGGACGAAGGCTTCGCGCGGGTGGCGCTGGCCCTGCCGGAGTCCGTGCTGCAGAGGGACGGGTTCGGCAAGTGGCTGTTCCGGCACGCGGTGCGGTCCCTGGTGCCGGACGAGGTCCGCCTCGCGCGCAAGACGCCCCGGTATGGGCACACCGCCCTCTCCAGTCCAGTGCGGTCACGCTGGCTGGAGCTGTATCGCGCCTGGCTCTCTCCAGATCGGCTGTACTCCCTCCAGGTCATCGATACGCAAGCGATGCTGGGCTTGATGGAGCGCTACGTCCGCCTGTCCCCCGATGACGCGCAGGCCGGACCGATGGATCGGTTGTTGATGCGCCTCATGTCCCTGGCCATGCTCCAGGCCCACACCAAGGCGCCCCCCTGA
- a CDS encoding HNH endonuclease, which yields MPTPSDNDQAIRLAAFNALQALVERHGEVLPWEIIAEGFQLHGEQHLFANRTRGIFWPRQMQETALSIKTTVPRGTRVARYDDDNIASDGAFLYKFQGTDVEARDNRRLVRAQELDAPLIYLYGIEPGFYRPLWPVYISDVDRASHSFHVVVSEPETVKQLQPQRYVADAKLLPLERRYTTVQAKKRLHQAAFRQHVLNAYEHRCAVCAFPRMELLDGAHILPDRDERGHAEVPNGLALCRLHHGAFDTNLMGFRPDGVIELAPSLLATRDGPTLEHALKGFVGKTLQLPRAKELRPKKLYLEERYERFRKVS from the coding sequence GTGCCCACGCCCTCCGACAACGACCAGGCCATCCGACTGGCGGCCTTCAATGCCTTGCAGGCGTTGGTGGAGCGGCACGGTGAAGTGCTGCCGTGGGAAATCATCGCGGAGGGCTTCCAGCTCCACGGCGAGCAGCACCTGTTCGCAAACCGGACGCGCGGCATCTTCTGGCCCCGGCAGATGCAGGAGACCGCGCTGTCCATCAAGACCACCGTGCCGCGAGGAACCCGCGTCGCCCGGTACGACGATGACAACATCGCCTCGGACGGAGCCTTCCTCTACAAGTTCCAGGGCACGGACGTGGAGGCGCGAGACAACCGTCGGCTCGTGCGCGCGCAGGAACTGGACGCACCGCTCATCTACCTCTACGGCATCGAGCCCGGTTTCTATCGGCCCCTGTGGCCCGTCTACATCTCCGACGTGGACCGCGCCTCGCACTCCTTCCACGTCGTGGTGTCCGAGCCTGAAACCGTGAAGCAACTCCAGCCTCAGCGCTATGTGGCGGACGCGAAGCTGCTACCCCTGGAACGGAGATACACGACGGTGCAGGCCAAGAAGCGACTGCATCAGGCAGCCTTCCGTCAGCATGTCCTGAACGCCTACGAACACCGCTGCGCGGTCTGCGCGTTTCCTCGCATGGAGTTGCTGGACGGCGCACACATCCTTCCGGACCGCGACGAGCGAGGCCACGCGGAAGTCCCCAACGGGCTTGCGCTCTGTCGGCTCCACCACGGCGCCTTCGACACGAACCTGATGGGCTTCCGACCCGACGGCGTCATCGAGCTGGCGCCCAGCCTGCTCGCCACCCGGGACGGCCCCACGCTGGAGCACGCGCTGAAGGGCTTCGTGGGCAAGACGCTCCAACTGCCTCGCGCGAAAGAACTGCGGCCCAAGAAGCTCTATCTGGAAGAGCGCTACGAGCGCTTCCGCAAGGTGAGCTGA
- a CDS encoding DUF6992 family protein, whose translation MASARLVRSCCVLVLLFFAMPGVAQETPAPDAKAWLAQHNAEAVRVNQTAMGILFGWAVLNIGTGVAGHFASEGETRAFFQANAAWNVVNLVIAGLGYHGQATADPASWDLARSLSEGQRMEKVLLLNAGLDVGYIAFGGFLWERGMRKDSERLRGWGKSVLVQGAFLLVFDGVLTFLNAKLNGELTARLVPAPDGVGLMLTWP comes from the coding sequence ATGGCCTCCGCCCGCCTCGTGCGTTCCTGCTGCGTCCTGGTGTTGTTGTTCTTCGCGATGCCAGGGGTGGCGCAGGAGACGCCTGCCCCGGACGCAAAGGCGTGGCTCGCGCAGCACAACGCGGAAGCGGTGCGTGTGAACCAGACAGCGATGGGCATCCTGTTCGGCTGGGCGGTGCTGAACATCGGCACGGGCGTCGCCGGACACTTCGCGAGCGAAGGCGAGACGCGGGCCTTCTTCCAGGCGAATGCGGCCTGGAACGTGGTGAACCTGGTCATCGCGGGGCTCGGCTATCACGGGCAGGCGACGGCGGATCCGGCCTCATGGGACCTGGCGCGCAGCCTGTCCGAAGGGCAGCGGATGGAGAAGGTGCTGCTCCTCAACGCGGGCCTGGACGTGGGCTACATCGCCTTCGGCGGGTTCCTGTGGGAGCGCGGAATGCGCAAGGACTCGGAGCGCCTGCGAGGCTGGGGCAAGAGCGTGCTCGTGCAGGGCGCGTTCTTGTTGGTGTTCGATGGCGTGCTCACGTTCCTCAACGCGAAGCTGAACGGGGAGCTCACGGCGCGCCTGGTGCCCGCGCCGGATGGCGTGGGCTTGATGCTGACGTGGCCGTGA
- a CDS encoding nucleotidyl transferase AbiEii/AbiGii toxin family protein: MTFIHEDPEFDQLLRIVADKRRLSLGLTEKDYWVTHTLWALHDAGFDVWFKGGTSLSKGFSLIQRFSEDLDLKLEAGSVELPRVTDWGRTGAGATKARRAYFEALAERIQVPGARTELDIDGADRYWRSASVRILYPAQHLGGMVGILRPFVLLEVGNARVTPFVRHDMASFVHEELEAQRQLAEFKDNRPRAVRCVHPLVTLLEKVDAIQRRLQKEPLAPATFVRHYEDAARIIAAEDALPPLPDYADVRALAEEMIRQKQIDAPPAGEARHFLPGGEGTAAIQAAFEAIAPMFWGPRQTLDESVAALCAWLTRFHSASR, encoded by the coding sequence ATGACATTCATCCACGAAGACCCCGAATTCGATCAACTGCTACGAATCGTCGCCGACAAGCGGCGGCTCTCCCTTGGCCTCACAGAGAAGGACTACTGGGTCACCCATACGCTGTGGGCCCTGCATGACGCGGGCTTTGATGTCTGGTTCAAGGGTGGCACGTCGCTCTCGAAGGGCTTCTCGCTCATCCAGCGGTTCTCGGAAGACCTGGACCTCAAGCTGGAGGCAGGTTCGGTCGAGCTTCCCCGGGTGACGGATTGGGGCCGCACCGGAGCGGGCGCGACGAAGGCCCGCCGTGCGTACTTCGAGGCCCTGGCCGAGCGCATCCAGGTTCCCGGGGCGCGGACGGAGTTGGATATCGACGGAGCGGATCGGTACTGGCGCTCCGCCAGCGTGCGCATCCTGTATCCGGCGCAGCATCTGGGTGGCATGGTGGGAATCCTGCGTCCCTTCGTCCTCCTGGAAGTGGGCAATGCGCGGGTGACACCCTTTGTCCGGCACGACATGGCGTCATTCGTCCACGAAGAGCTTGAGGCCCAGCGGCAGTTGGCGGAATTCAAGGACAACCGCCCCAGGGCCGTGCGGTGCGTTCATCCCCTGGTCACGCTGTTGGAAAAGGTGGATGCCATCCAGCGCCGGCTCCAGAAGGAGCCGCTGGCGCCTGCCACTTTCGTGCGCCACTACGAGGACGCGGCACGCATCATCGCAGCCGAAGATGCGCTACCTCCTTTGCCTGACTACGCGGACGTCCGTGCACTGGCCGAGGAGATGATCCGGCAGAAGCAGATCGATGCGCCTCCTGCTGGTGAAGCGCGGCACTTCCTCCCAGGCGGCGAAGGCACCGCGGCCATCCAGGCCGCCTTCGAGGCAATCGCCCCGATGTTCTGGGGACCACGTCAGACGCTGGATGAATCCGTGGCGGCCCTCTGTGCCTGGCTCACCCGGTTTCATTCCGCGTCGCGGTGA
- a CDS encoding S1C family serine protease codes for MSTDTLQSLSQSISAVVERIAPSLVRVEARRRRGASGVIWDADGHILTTSHAVEHEGSIQVGLADGRSVSAELVGRDPSTDLALLKADASGLTALAPAPLDDVKVGNIVLAIGRPGRTARATLGIVSAFGGDWRTHAGGQVDRYLETDADLPPGFSGGALVDAQGRFLGIPTAAFSRTAAVVLPGGTLARVANSLREHGGIRRGYLGVGAYPVRLPREIEGTKAGLILLSVDPDGPAQKAGLVLGDVLVSLGGQTLHGVEDLLGYLGDEKVGASIQAKVLRAGELREVPITVGKRS; via the coding sequence ATGTCCACCGACACCCTCCAGTCCCTCTCGCAGTCCATCTCCGCCGTCGTCGAACGCATCGCTCCCTCCCTCGTCCGCGTCGAGGCCCGCCGTCGCCGGGGCGCCAGCGGCGTCATCTGGGATGCCGACGGCCACATCCTCACCACCAGCCACGCCGTTGAGCACGAGGGCTCCATCCAGGTGGGCCTCGCGGACGGCCGCTCGGTATCCGCCGAGCTCGTCGGCCGCGACCCGAGCACCGACCTCGCGCTCCTCAAGGCCGACGCCAGTGGACTCACCGCGCTCGCGCCCGCGCCGCTCGATGACGTGAAGGTGGGCAACATCGTCCTGGCCATCGGCCGGCCGGGGCGCACGGCCCGAGCCACGCTGGGCATCGTCAGCGCGTTCGGCGGCGACTGGCGCACGCACGCGGGCGGACAGGTGGACCGCTACCTGGAGACCGACGCGGACCTGCCCCCGGGCTTCTCTGGTGGCGCGCTGGTGGACGCGCAGGGCCGCTTCCTGGGCATCCCCACGGCGGCCTTCTCGCGCACCGCCGCGGTCGTGCTCCCCGGCGGCACGCTGGCGCGCGTGGCGAACTCGCTGCGTGAACACGGCGGCATCCGCCGCGGCTACCTGGGCGTGGGCGCCTACCCGGTGCGCCTGCCGCGCGAAATCGAAGGCACGAAGGCGGGCCTCATCCTGCTCTCCGTCGATCCGGACGGGCCCGCGCAGAAGGCTGGGCTGGTGCTGGGCGACGTGCTGGTGAGCCTGGGCGGCCAGACGCTGCACGGCGTGGAGGACCTGCTGGGCTACCTGGGCGACGAGAAGGTGGGCGCGTCCATCCAGGCGAAGGTGTTGCGCGCGGGCGAACTGCGCGAGGTGCCCATCACCGTGGGCAAGCGTTCTTGA
- a CDS encoding S1C family serine protease: MKLLQQLSDDLEGLVAGAAPAVVGVEHARGHGTGLFLTPDGYVLTNRHVVMRTPKRLTVQLHNGEERRATLVGGDAPTDLAVVRAEGDDFPTLPLADPETVRVGQLVMAIGNPFRLEQSVSLGVVSAINRSITLPDGVILEGMLQTDAAINPGNSGGPLLDTRGRVVGLNTLVLPFAQGIGFAVSATTAAWVASLLIQRGRVDRKFLGIAATAVNLEPALAKDTGQPRAVRVLKVQEGTPADDAGLQPDDLLLGINSRPVNSVDDLQRLMALATEEEVHLDVLRKGRRKDVSARARHRREPVAA, from the coding sequence ATGAAACTGTTGCAGCAACTCTCGGATGACCTGGAAGGACTCGTGGCCGGCGCGGCTCCGGCGGTGGTGGGCGTGGAGCACGCGCGCGGCCACGGCACCGGCCTGTTCCTCACGCCGGACGGCTACGTGCTCACCAACCGGCACGTGGTGATGCGCACGCCCAAGCGCCTCACCGTGCAGCTCCACAATGGAGAAGAGCGCCGGGCCACGCTGGTGGGCGGGGATGCACCCACGGACCTCGCGGTGGTGCGCGCGGAAGGCGATGACTTCCCCACGCTGCCGCTCGCGGATCCGGAGACGGTGCGGGTAGGGCAGCTGGTGATGGCCATTGGCAATCCCTTCCGCCTGGAGCAGTCGGTGTCGCTGGGCGTGGTGAGCGCCATCAACCGCTCCATCACACTGCCCGACGGCGTCATCCTGGAGGGGATGCTCCAGACGGACGCGGCCATCAACCCGGGCAACTCCGGCGGGCCTCTGCTCGACACGCGAGGGCGCGTGGTGGGGCTCAACACGCTGGTGCTGCCATTCGCGCAGGGCATCGGTTTCGCGGTGAGCGCCACCACTGCGGCCTGGGTCGCGAGCCTGCTCATCCAGCGCGGCCGGGTGGACCGGAAGTTCCTGGGCATCGCCGCCACGGCGGTGAACCTGGAGCCCGCGCTCGCGAAGGACACCGGCCAACCGCGAGCCGTGCGCGTGTTGAAGGTGCAGGAGGGCACGCCCGCGGACGACGCCGGACTCCAGCCTGACGACCTGCTGCTCGGCATCAACAGCCGGCCGGTCAACAGCGTGGACGACCTGCAGCGGCTGATGGCGCTCGCCACCGAGGAAGAGGTGCACCTGGACGTGCTGCGCAAGGGCCGCCGCAAGGACGTCTCCGCCCGGGCCCGCCACCGCCGCGAACCGGTGGCGGCCTGA
- a CDS encoding glycosyltransferase, producing MSRVLIATSPEKGHLNPMVGVAQWLRRLGHTVGWLCIPEPAPQLESLGVEVLRLPHAEAAPPGIETGGEALAKLVLDDVALGKWIRGLLLDSVPSMLEPVREVVRAFRPDVMALDGMQYAAVLAAHTEGIPWAGVSSALTLLEPRPEIPLLRNVRALKDDRQALFRRHGFDARFRTCECLSPRLNVIFATEAFLGPDAGVPPDTLLVGPSIPPEARGDEVPFPWERLGEKPVLYVSFGSQISYQPELFRLIAEAAKPFGVTLVLCAGELADTDFPSTLPGDVVAVRYTPQRQVLERAAAFISHGGANSVMEAMTAGVPMLLLPVCNDQPVQAHFLEKAGAGLARDPKTLTGESCREAIAQLLAPKSPMRDRVEEISRTYRAHDGAKTAAERIAGLVA from the coding sequence ATGTCCCGAGTCCTCATCGCCACCTCGCCCGAGAAGGGCCACCTCAACCCGATGGTCGGCGTGGCCCAATGGCTGCGCCGCCTGGGGCACACCGTCGGTTGGTTGTGCATCCCCGAACCCGCGCCGCAGCTCGAGTCCCTGGGCGTGGAGGTGCTGCGCCTGCCGCACGCCGAAGCCGCGCCGCCGGGCATCGAGACGGGAGGCGAAGCGCTGGCGAAGCTGGTGCTCGATGACGTGGCGCTGGGGAAGTGGATCCGGGGCCTGTTGCTGGATTCGGTCCCCTCGATGCTGGAACCCGTGCGCGAAGTGGTGCGCGCCTTCCGTCCCGACGTGATGGCGCTGGACGGGATGCAGTACGCGGCGGTGCTCGCGGCGCACACGGAGGGAATCCCGTGGGCAGGCGTGTCTTCCGCGCTGACGCTGCTGGAGCCAAGGCCGGAGATTCCCCTGCTGCGCAACGTGCGGGCGCTGAAGGACGACCGTCAGGCCCTGTTCCGCCGTCACGGCTTCGACGCGCGCTTCCGCACCTGCGAATGCCTGTCGCCCCGGCTCAACGTCATCTTCGCCACCGAGGCCTTCCTGGGCCCGGACGCGGGAGTGCCTCCGGACACGCTGCTGGTGGGCCCCTCCATTCCGCCGGAAGCCCGGGGTGACGAGGTGCCCTTCCCCTGGGAGCGGCTGGGCGAAAAGCCGGTGCTGTACGTGTCCTTCGGCAGCCAGATTTCGTATCAGCCGGAGCTGTTCCGCCTCATCGCGGAGGCCGCGAAGCCCTTCGGCGTGACGCTGGTGTTGTGCGCGGGCGAGCTGGCGGACACGGACTTCCCGAGCACGCTGCCCGGTGACGTGGTGGCGGTGCGCTACACGCCGCAGCGGCAGGTGCTGGAGCGCGCTGCGGCGTTCATCTCCCACGGCGGCGCCAACTCCGTGATGGAGGCGATGACGGCGGGAGTGCCGATGCTGCTGCTGCCGGTGTGCAACGACCAGCCCGTGCAGGCGCACTTCCTGGAGAAGGCCGGAGCAGGGCTCGCGAGGGACCCGAAGACCCTCACGGGGGAGTCGTGCCGCGAAGCCATCGCGCAATTGCTGGCACCGAAGTCGCCGATGCGCGACCGCGTGGAGGAGATCTCCCGCACCTACCGCGCGCATGATGGGGCGAAGACCGCCGCTGAACGCATCGCCGGGCTCGTGGCATGA